DNA sequence from the Alkaliphilus metalliredigens QYMF genome:
GATAGCACCAGACGAATTTTAACCTATCTTAACCATATAAAACGAGGAGGAAATAACATGTCATATCTTAATCAAAATCCATTACCCCAGCTCCAACCACTCACAGCCTCTCTTGATTTTCAGGAGGCAAAAAAACGCCTGTCAGGTGTTTTGAAGGAAACCAAATTAATATACAGTCCTGTTTTCAGTCAGGAGTTTTGTAATGAGGTGTATATTAAGCCTGAAAATTTACAAATCACTGGTTCTTTTAAAATTCGTGGCGCCTACAATAAGATTGCCAAGCTCACATTAAAGCAAAAGCAAGATGGATTAATCGCTTCATCTGCAGGAAATCATGCACAGGGAGTTGCCTATGCAGCAAAAGAGCTTGGTGTTGAAGCAACAATCGTAATGCCCAACACAGCCCCCCTTGTGAAAGTTGAGGCGACAAAAAGTTATGGTGCCAACGTCGTCCTCTGGGGAGATTGTTATGATGAAGCCTACGCAAAGGCCTGTCAGTTACAAAAGAAATACGGCTATACATTTATTCATCCCTTTGATGATCTTGATGTCATAGAGGGCCAAGGAACCTTAGCCCTAGAAATACTTGAAGAGCTACCGGATGCAGATTGTCTATTAGTTCCTATTGGTGGTGGCGGTTTGATAAGTGGTATCGCCGCTGCTGCAAAAGCAATCAATCCTAACATCAAAATCATTGGTGTGGAGCCCGAGGGTGCTAAGGCAATGAAGGTTTCTGTAGACTGCAATAAACTGACCCACCTAGATTCGGTTCATACCATTGCCGATGGTGTGGCAGTTCAAAAACCTGGTGATTTAACCTTTCCAATCATTCAAGATCTTGTAGACGAGATCATCACCGTTTCAGATTTAGATATTATGGAGGCCTTTATACTTCTTTTAGAAAAACATAAATTGGTGGGAGAAAATTCTGGCGTCTTGTCTCTGGCAGGGCTTAAAAAAATCCAGGAGACCTATAAAAAAGTCGTCTGTATCGTCAGTGGTGGCAATATAGATGTACTCACAATATCCTCTCAGGTTAATCGTGGACTTGTATCACGAGGACGTACTTTCTGCTTTACCGTAGCACTTCCTGATAAACCAGGAGAGCTTTTAAAGGTTTCAGAAATCCTAACTCGGCTTAATGGAAATGTCATCAAGTTAGATCACAATCAGTTTAAAAATCTTGATCGTTTCATGGAGGTGGAACTTGAGGTCACTGTTGAAACCAACGGTCATCAACATATCAATCAAATTACCACCGAACTAAATAAAGCGGGATACAACATTTTAAAAGTCTATTAGAGCAATTTATAAGAGAAGCCGTACTGTGATCACAGTACGGCTTCTCTTATATTTAAGTGCGCTGTAAAACGATACCATAACATAACATAGACAAATTATATGTAACCATTCATTCCCCTACTGCATAAATTACTATTGAGAAAAAGGAGATTCAAGACGCAGTAAGGAGCACCATTTAATAAATCAAGAAATTCTTCATGACTCCAAATTCTCAACGAATCCTATGGCTCAGTGAAAAAAAATCATATCATTAGTCATCTTTAGTCATAGCGTAGTTACAATCAATATTCACTTAAGGAGGTAGCGTATGTATATGAGTAGTAGTCGATCACGTCAATTCTATTCACATAAATTAGGTGTATTACCCTCTCCAGACACAGAACAGCAGGCACATCATACAGGATATACACCTAAACCTTGTCCACCTAAACCTTGTCCGCCTTGTCCTCCAGGGCCTCCAGGACCTCCAGGACCTACTGGGCCTCAAGGACCTCAAGGTATCCCTGGTGCAGTTGGACCCCAAGGGCCCATTGGACCTATTGGACCTGAAGGACCCCAAGGACCTCAGGGTATCCCTGGTGCTGTCGGACCTCAAGGGCCTATTGGACCTCAAGGACCGCAAGGTATCCCTGGTGCTACTGGGCCTCAAGGACCTCAAGGTGTTCCTGGACCAATTGGATCTCAGGGACCAATAGGGCCACAAGGACCGATCGGTGCACAAGGGCCTATTGGACCTCAAGGACCTCAAGGTGTTCCTGGTGCCACTGGACCTCAAGGACCTGTTGGCGCTACTGGACCTCAAGGACCTCAAGGTGTTCCTGGTACCACTGGACCACAAGGACCTGCTGGACCGCAAGGACCTCAAGGTGTTCCTGGTACTACTGGACCTCAAGGACCTGTTGGACCTCAAGGTATACCCGGTGCCACTGGACCCGAAGGACCTACTGGACCTCAAGGGCCTATTGGACCTGTTGGACCTACTGGGGCCACTGGGGCTACTGGACCTATCGGACCTATCGGACCTATCGGACCTATCGGACCTATCGGACCTGTTGGACCTACTGGACCTATCGGACCTATCGGACCTATTGGACCTACTGGACCTATCGGACCTGTTGGACCTACTGGACCTATCGGACCTATCGGACCTACTGGACCTATCGGACCTGTTGGACCTACTGGACCTATCGGACCTATCGGACCTATCGGACCTATCGGACCTATCGGACCTACTGGGCCTACTGGGCCTATCGGACCTCTTGGACCTATCGGACCTCTTGGACCTACTGGACCTCAAGGGCCTATTGGACCTACTGGACCTGTTGGACCTATCGGACCTACTGGACCTCAAGGACTATCTGCATATGCCTATATCTATAATGTAGTCGCTCAAACAGTTCCAGTAGAAGCAGATGTCACATTTAGTAATAATGGTGTGGTAAGCGGAAATATTACCCATGTACCAGGAACTGCTGCAATTATTCTTGGTACTGCTGGTGATTATTCAGTATGGTTCTATGCTTCAACCTTAGAACCAAGTCAATTTACACTATTCCAAAATGGCCTTCCTGTTCCTGGCGCCACCTATGGTGTTGAAGCTGGCACATCCCCTAACCCGGGTTGGGTCATCATTAGTGCTTCCGCTGGTGACGTGTTAACAGTTCGAAATCACACCAGTGAAGTCCCTGTTATTTTAGAAACATTTGCAGGGGGCACACAGGTCACTACCAATGCATCTATCCTCATTCAAAAGATAGATAGTTAGATAAAGTAAGCCAAGAGAAAAGGATATCAACCGATATAAGAAGGAACGACAAGTGGTTTTGCATCTTAACATTACAGCAGGGTGATGTCCAATACCCTGCTGTAATTTATCTATAATTTAAAATTGTATATCAAGACTATAAATTTTTTTGAGGTGGTTATGTGATTACCATTAGTCTATGTATGATTGTCAAAAACGAAGAAAAAGTAATTACTAGATGTCTTGAGTCAATTAAAGATATTGTTGATGAAATCATTATAGTAGATACAGGATCTACTGATCATACAAAAGCAGTTGTTCAAAGATACACCAACAAAGTATTTAATTTTAAATGGATTGATAATTTTTCAATTGCCAGGAATTACGCATATTCTAAGGCAACTATGGATTACATTCTGTGGTTAGACGCAGATGATGTCGTCCTGGAGACAGATCGGATGATGCTTAGACAATTAAAACAGGATTTAGATCCATCAATAGATGTTGTTATGATGAAATATAATGTAGGTTTTGATGAACAGGGTCACACCACACTGTCTTATTTTAGAGAGCGATTAACAAAACGAGCAAACAATTATCAATGGCATGAACCAGTACATGAGTATTTAGCAATTGATGGAAAAATCATCAATTCCGACATTTGTATCACCCATCAAAAAGAATACAATTCCAGTCCAGATAGAAACTTATCCATATATGAAAAAGTTCTTTCAAGAGAAGGTCCCCTAAGTACTAGAGGTCATTATTATTACGCAAGAGAGTTATACTATCATGAGAGGTATGATGATGCAATCATATATTTCAATCGCTTTCTAGATTCTGAAACAGGTTGGATCGAGGATAAAATATGTGCTTGTTATCACCTATCACTCTGTTATCAATATAAAAATCAAAAAGAAAATATGCTTCAAACTTTACTCCGAAGCTTTAGTTACGATGAACCACGGGCTGAAATTTGCTGTCTTTTAGGCTCTACTGCCATGGAAGACGCTAATTATCACAAAGCTATTTTATGGCATCAATTAGCGACCCAAGTGCAAAAACCCCAGCACACCTGGGGGTTTATGCTCCATGATTATTGGGGTTATATTCCAAACCTGCAGCTATGCCTCTGCTTTTACAAATTAGGAAAAATAAAAGAAGCCATTTACTATAATAATAAAGCCGCAGAATATAAACCTGAGGATTCTGCCGTCGTACAAAACAAGCGTTATTTTTCCTCCCTTACGAAGAGAGACATCAATTAGCCGGAAGCTTTTCTGATCTAAAAGTCATGGTGTGCTTCCGGTAGTCACTATAATAGATTGGTCTATTAAGTAGATTCAGCTTTTATCATGCTGTGTCTACTTTTTTATGCTGGCTACAGTAGTGAAGCTAAAAATACTAGCTATGCTTCTTTCTTTTGAAAAACCTTATATAAGACTGAAATGCCTCTTTCAAAATCACTATTCTCAATTCCTACAATGATATTAAGCTCACTTGACCCTTGGGTAATCATCCGTACATTGATCCCTTCCTTTGCCAGGGCACCAAATACTTTTGCAGAAATACCTTTTGTTTTAATCATTCCTCTTCCTACAACAGCAATCAAAGCCATATTTGGATACGCAACAATTGAATCTGGATTCGTTTGCACCCTGATTTCATTGATCACTTTCTGGATATTATTTTTAAGCCCCTTATCAGAAATGACCAATGAAATAGAATCAATACTTGACGGCATATGTTCAGCAGAAATTCCATTAGCTTCTAGGATAGTCAGTAGCTTGTGGATAAATCCCTTCTCTGCGTTCATAAGCATTTTTTCTATAGCAATGACAGTAAAATCCTTTTTTCCTGCAATACCAGTAATTGTTCTTGTATAATTAACCGGAGACAGATCATCAACAATCAATGTCCCAACATCCTCTGGTGCATTGGTATTTTTGATTCGAATGGGTATGCTTTCTCTTTTAACAGGAAAAATTGCTTCTTCATGCAAAACCGATGCCCCCATATAGGAAAGTTCTCGCAGCTCCCTATAGGTAATCTTTTTGATATACTGGGGATTCTCTACAATACGGGGATCTGCCATACAAAATCCAGAAACATCCGTCCAATTTTCATATAAATGAGCTCCTACTCCCCTAGCAATAATAGCACCAGTTACATCTGATCCACCCCTAGAAAATGTCTTGATTTGACCACTCTCCATTGCCCCATAAAAGCCTGGTATCACCGCTTTTTCAATGGATTTCAGTGTCTGATTCACTCTTTTTTGTGTGGCTTCTGAATCAAATTGTCCATTTTCACTAAAAATAATTAATTCCGATGCATCAATAAATTCATACTTTAATAGACTTGCTAAAATCAAGCCATTTAAATATTCTCCACGACTTGCAGCATAATCAGCTGAGGCACCGGCGGTAATGTTATCCTTAATCTCATTAAGTATGGTCTTCATATCCAAAGTAAGCCCTAGCTCTAAGCAAATGTCTATATACCTTTTTTCAATAATTTTATATACCTCATCAAAGGGCACCCCTTGCTCCACATGTTGCTGACACAGATACAAAAGGTCCGTCATCTTATAATCTTTTTCATGGCGCTTTCCTGGTGCAGAAGGAACAATATACCTTCTATTTTTATTGGATAATACAATCTCTTTTACCTTATTAAATTGCTTGCTATCAGCTAATGAACTTCCACCAAATTTAGAAACAATGACCTTACTCATTTTACTTCCCCCTTTATAGCTTTGAATTATCAATACAAAAAAGCACCCACCCTGAGCAGGACGGGACCTTGTGGTATTCGCTATTGTTTAATATTTTTACAATTTTATAACTTTTCTATCTATTTGTCAACACCACTTTTCTATCATATCCATAAGTGTTGTTGTATTACTTATCTATAATAGACCTGTTTGATTTTTCACTCCACAAAAATAAAGACCACATCAAATGCGGTCTTTACCATAGGACAATCATAGGACTCCATTCCTTATTCACCTCAAGAATGAATTTTTATTTATACTCAATGTATTTTTATACATCTTCCATGTATTTTTACTCATATTTTATCTATTCTTATCTCTCCTAAGGTTTCTCTAAAAAATACAGCATCAATGTCACTGCTAGGAGATCTGCTGATCCTCCTGGACTGATATTTCCCTCAATGAATTGTTTATCTGTTTCTACAATTTTCTTTCGACCTTCCTCTGTGAACATGCCACCCACGGAAAGTATGTCTTTGGCTATTGTCTTTACTTCTTTCAGAGTGGTTAGATCATGTCTTCCTAGCACATTGCTATCCTCGGTGACTTCCATTAAATGAAATAGTACCTGTACTAGAATATCATTTGTCTTCTGGTTACCCTTCATAAGCTCTCGTAATATGGGCAGGGAGTAAGTGCGTACCGTATTAAATCCTGACTCCACTTCTCCTCTAATGCCTTTG
Encoded proteins:
- the ilvA gene encoding threonine ammonia-lyase, producing the protein MSYLNQNPLPQLQPLTASLDFQEAKKRLSGVLKETKLIYSPVFSQEFCNEVYIKPENLQITGSFKIRGAYNKIAKLTLKQKQDGLIASSAGNHAQGVAYAAKELGVEATIVMPNTAPLVKVEATKSYGANVVLWGDCYDEAYAKACQLQKKYGYTFIHPFDDLDVIEGQGTLALEILEELPDADCLLVPIGGGGLISGIAAAAKAINPNIKIIGVEPEGAKAMKVSVDCNKLTHLDSVHTIADGVAVQKPGDLTFPIIQDLVDEIITVSDLDIMEAFILLLEKHKLVGENSGVLSLAGLKKIQETYKKVVCIVSGGNIDVLTISSQVNRGLVSRGRTFCFTVALPDKPGELLKVSEILTRLNGNVIKLDHNQFKNLDRFMEVELEVTVETNGHQHINQITTELNKAGYNILKVY
- a CDS encoding tetratricopeptide repeat-containing glycosyltransferase family 2 protein, with the protein product MIVKNEEKVITRCLESIKDIVDEIIIVDTGSTDHTKAVVQRYTNKVFNFKWIDNFSIARNYAYSKATMDYILWLDADDVVLETDRMMLRQLKQDLDPSIDVVMMKYNVGFDEQGHTTLSYFRERLTKRANNYQWHEPVHEYLAIDGKIINSDICITHQKEYNSSPDRNLSIYEKVLSREGPLSTRGHYYYARELYYHERYDDAIIYFNRFLDSETGWIEDKICACYHLSLCYQYKNQKENMLQTLLRSFSYDEPRAEICCLLGSTAMEDANYHKAILWHQLATQVQKPQHTWGFMLHDYWGYIPNLQLCLCFYKLGKIKEAIYYNNKAAEYKPEDSAVVQNKRYFSSLTKRDIN
- a CDS encoding aspartate kinase yields the protein MSKVIVSKFGGSSLADSKQFNKVKEIVLSNKNRRYIVPSAPGKRHEKDYKMTDLLYLCQQHVEQGVPFDEVYKIIEKRYIDICLELGLTLDMKTILNEIKDNITAGASADYAASRGEYLNGLILASLLKYEFIDASELIIFSENGQFDSEATQKRVNQTLKSIEKAVIPGFYGAMESGQIKTFSRGGSDVTGAIIARGVGAHLYENWTDVSGFCMADPRIVENPQYIKKITYRELRELSYMGASVLHEEAIFPVKRESIPIRIKNTNAPEDVGTLIVDDLSPVNYTRTITGIAGKKDFTVIAIEKMLMNAEKGFIHKLLTILEANGISAEHMPSSIDSISLVISDKGLKNNIQKVINEIRVQTNPDSIVAYPNMALIAVVGRGMIKTKGISAKVFGALAKEGINVRMITQGSSELNIIVGIENSDFERGISVLYKVFQKKEA